The window TATATTGGTTAATTTCTCATTACTTGCATATTCTACCATATAAATAGCTGCACCCACACCTAATGGAGTAGCTATTAGAATTGAAACTAATGTTACATATAAACTGGATATGATTATTGGAAATATCCCACCAGATTCGCCTTGATTTTCTACTTGGCCAAAAATAAATTCCATATTTATTACTGGAAGTCCTTTAATCAAAATATCCGCTAAAATAATTGCTAATATGGCTAAAGTTAATATTCCTGAAAGTACAAATATGGAATTCATTATCTTTTGAGATGTTCTTGCAGATATAAAGTTAAAATTCATTTTTTTTATACCTCCCCTAGGATTCATAAGGTTCCTCCACCAATATCTATACTATATTTCCTTTGAACATAATTCGCAACAACCAACAATAACATTATGAGCATGAATAACACAACTGCTGTGGCAAACAATGCATTATAGTGAATACCCGTTGCATAACTCATTTCTAATGCAATATTTGAAGTTAAAGTCCGTGCTGGACTAAAAATTGATGATGGCATTTTTGCAACATTACCTACCACCATAATCACTGCCAATGTTTCGCCAACAGCCCTACTCATTCCTAAAATAATTGCAGTGATAATTCCAGGTAGCGCTGATGGAAAGACTACTCTGCGAATAGTCTGCCAGTTTGTTGCTCCTAAACCTAAGGAAGCTTCTTTGTAATCTTGTGGAACTGATCTTAATGAATCATAAGAAACTGAGATAATTGTTGGCAAAATCATGATGGATAATATAATTGCCGCAGTAAATATGCTGAAACCGGTTCCCCCAAATTGGGACCTTACAAATGGAACTAGGATAATTAAGCCAAAAAATCCATAAACAACAGAAGGAATTCCAGATAATGTTTGAACAACTGGCTTTAAAAAGTTTCTAACTTTATTACTTGCAACCTCTGCCATGAATGTGGCACATGAAATGGATAAAGGAATTGCTATTATAAGTGCAATGAATGTGACATATAGAGATCCTATAATCATATCAAACACTCCAAATTGACCATCATTTGGAGACCATATTGTTCCAAATAGAAATTTGAAAAACCCATATTCTTGAATTGCTGGAAACCCTTCAAAAAATATAAAGCATAATATTATCAGAATCACGAAACAAGAGAACAATGCTAGAATAAACAAAGATTTCTCTATTAATGCTTCAGCTGCAATTTTAGTCATAGTAAATCTCCATAATACAAATTAAAAAAAAAAAATATAATAAATTGATTATTTATTATATTAATCCTTTAAATCATATCCCATGAATTATTTATTTGATTTGACAATTTTTTCTCCATCTAAAACTTTTCTAGCTTCTGAACCATTTACCCAATCAATAAATTCTTTTAAATCACCTGAAGGCTCCCCTTTAACTAGGAATAAAAAGGGCCTTTGCAATTCATAAGAACCATCTGCAATACTTTCACTACTTGGAGCTATTCCCTCAACACTTAAGGATTTCACGTCATCTGACATATGTGCAAAAGAAACAAAACCTATTGCATTTTCATCTTGCTTAACAGATTGTTTTACAGCCTCGGTAGAACTTTGAACAATTGCATCACTTTTAATTTTTGTCTCACCCATCACTATACTTTCAAATGCATCTAAAGTACCGGATCCTGCTTCACGACTTACAACATGAATTTCAGCATCATTTCCACCTACCTCTTTCCAGTTAGTGATTTTTCCTGAGAAAATATCTTTTAATTGATCTTTTGTTAAGTCGGACACATCATTATTTACGTTAACCGCTAAAACAATTCCATCCTTACCAAGTTCATATTCTTTTAAGTCTTGTTTTTCATTATCGTCTAAATCTTTTGAACTAGTGCCAATATCCGCACTTCCATCTTGAACACTCTTTATACCAACACTAGAACCTCCACCTTGAACATTGATATTTGCATCAGGATGGTTAATTTTATATTCCTCTACAAGTTTTTCAGCTACAGGTTGTACAGATGTGGACCCTACTATATCAATTCTTTCAGATCCTCCAGACCCAGAGGATAGTATAGTCCCTCCTATAATAATTAATATAATCGCAATAATTGCAATTTTGTACTCATTTTTCATTTTTTTTACCTCTTAAATTTCAATTAAATGTAGTTTGAAAATTTTCACCTACAATTGGAAATCTCATTTTAGCTTATTTAACGGTTGCTATTTATAAAAATAAAGTTCTTATTATAGGAACAAAAATAATGAGATTTTTTGTAAAAAAAAATAAAGATTTCCTAAAAAATGAACAGATTTTTCGAGATTTTTCGATAAAGGAAAATGATGGGGATTTTCTATTATTTTTAAAAAATTAGCCATTAGGAATATTTTAAATTTATAAATATATCCTAAAAAATCTTATTTTATCTGCATTGTTATTCTCTAGGGCATATTGCATCAGCTTTTCCATATATTATGAATCATTATTATAAACAACCACATAATCATTTATTATAATATTTAACCAACTTTTAATTATGAATTTGAACAATAACCATAAATTTAATTAACTATCCAAGTCAAAGAATATTATAGAAATGTTATGAGAGAAACAGTATAACGTGATATTAGAGGGATATGATGAATAAATCAAAAAAAACTGTTAGGACAAGAGACTTTATTATAAGTACAGATGGATTATTATTTGCTTCAACCAATTACATTCACCCTGAAGATAGGATTATCTGCTTTTTAAGATACATTCCAGATGAGAATGGAGACAGGGAAAAGGATGGAATCAGATATTCCAAAGTGGGGTCTGAAGAAGCTTATGCATACCTAAGAGAAAATCACCCGGATTACTTATACTTCTGTGACGTTACAAACGTTGAAATGATGGGTGTTCCTATAGACAAGGTTGAAAGAATCATAAAGCCAGAGGAAAGATTGAAAGGACTTAGAGCAACCTATTATGACAAAATCAACTATAAAGTTGCAAATGGGGAGGAACTTGACTATAAAGAGGAACTCTTAAGCAAGCTATTTGACTTATCAGACTTTTTCCATTATGTGGCAGGAATCAACTATGAGGACCTTGGAATCTCAGGATCAATCTTGCCAGGACTTCAAAAGGCAGGGACTTCAGACCTTGACTTTGTAGTCTACGGCCTTGAAAACCATAGAAATGCAATCAAGGCATACAAGGATAACAAGGACAAGGCTGTTTTCATAGACGAGTTAGGCAAATCAATCACATTAAACAGAATCAATGATGATTTCTGGGACTTCGTATATGATAAGAGAATAAAAGACGATTCCCTAACAAAAGAAGAGTTCGCTTGGTATGAAGAACGTAAAAGCAATAGAGGGCTCATTAGAGAAACCCTATTCGACATATTGGCAACTAGAAACTATGATGAGATTGAAGGAACCTGGGGAGATACAGTATACGAACCAGAAGGATTTGCGAAAGTCAACTGCACAATAAAGAGCGCATTAGGCGCTTTTGACAATCCTGCAGTATACACAATAGAGGATGTTGAAATCCTAGAAGGACCTGATATTGAAATCTCAGAACTAGCATCACTTACCCACACATATGCGGGAGAAGTCATTGACGGAGAAGAAGTGGTTGCAAGAGGAAAAATAGAAAAGGTCTTGAAAAATGGAGAGTTTGAGAAGTATAGAATTCTTGTTGGAACCACTAGAGAATCATTGGATGAATACATTAAACTCAGAGAGAGTCCTATATAAAACCAACTAAATTAAGATAAAGTCCAGTTTAGACTGGATTTCTTATTTTATTTTTTTATGATTTGCTATTTTTAACTAAATTTATCTATCCACAATCAAAACTATTTTTATAATTTTAATATAAATTAAACTATTTTTAAAAAACGAATTAAAATTAACAAATTTCACATAACAAACCTCCTTTTAATTAACCGCTTTTGTAATTAAAATGTATGAAAAATCACTGCCTAAAATCAATTTTTCAACTTAATATAAAAATTGATTTAAAACTCTTAAATTCTAATAAAAATAAAAAATTATAACTATTTCATAAAATAAACTATTTTTATCAAATTATAATTAAAAATAACTGCATATTATTTATTATATGAAAAACAAAGACTAATCCACAGAATAATATGGAGTTAAAAATATGATAAGTGTATCTACAATCAAAAGTTATATGTTTTGTCCTTTGAAATTGTATTTCCAAAGCAATATTGATGAAGATATTGAAGAGGATTATTTTATCTCAAAAACATTAAAGGATCTTAGAATAGACATACAAGACATCCTTCATAAAAACTTAAGACACATAAAGAAGGACATGGATGAAAAGGAAATAGAAAAGAGACTTTCAATTGGAATAAGCAATCAGGTTAAAACTACATTTGAAATTATCGAAGAGATAAATGATAAAGAAGAGATAGATGAAAGCAACTTGAAAAAGGATGAAGAGATAGAATTCATTGATGAAGAAAAGAAAGATGATGAGAACGATAATCTAAAGGAACTAAAAAAAGAACTAATCAATGAAATAAACCTAAATATCAAAATACTTTCTCTAAAAGTTGCCCAATCCATGAAAGTTCTTGATAAGGATGGACACGAAATCCAAAACCTATTTTTCCCAACCAGCATGTATAACTATCTAATAAGAGACATAGGTCTTGACTTGATTGGAGTTATCGATAAGATTGAAGTAGAAAAGGGAAATTACCTCCCAATATCATTGAAATCATCAAATCCTCCAATAACTGGAGTTTGGGATGGAGATTTCATGGAAGCAATAGCTAATGCACTTC of the Methanobrevibacter ruminantium genome contains:
- the pstC gene encoding phosphate ABC transporter permease subunit PstC codes for the protein MTKIAAEALIEKSLFILALFSCFVILIILCFIFFEGFPAIQEYGFFKFLFGTIWSPNDGQFGVFDMIIGSLYVTFIALIIAIPLSISCATFMAEVASNKVRNFLKPVVQTLSGIPSVVYGFFGLIILVPFVRSQFGGTGFSIFTAAIILSIMILPTIISVSYDSLRSVPQDYKEASLGLGATNWQTIRRVVFPSALPGIITAIILGMSRAVGETLAVIMVVGNVAKMPSSIFSPARTLTSNIALEMSYATGIHYNALFATAVVLFMLIMLLLVVANYVQRKYSIDIGGGTL
- a CDS encoding phosphate ABC transporter substrate-binding protein, whose protein sequence is MKNEYKIAIIAIILIIIGGTILSSGSGGSERIDIVGSTSVQPVAEKLVEEYKINHPDANINVQGGGSSVGIKSVQDGSADIGTSSKDLDDNEKQDLKEYELGKDGIVLAVNVNNDVSDLTKDQLKDIFSGKITNWKEVGGNDAEIHVVSREAGSGTLDAFESIVMGETKIKSDAIVQSSTEAVKQSVKQDENAIGFVSFAHMSDDVKSLSVEGIAPSSESIADGSYELQRPFLFLVKGEPSGDLKEFIDWVNGSEARKVLDGEKIVKSNK
- a CDS encoding DNA polymerase subunit beta — protein: MNKSKKTVRTRDFIISTDGLLFASTNYIHPEDRIICFLRYIPDENGDREKDGIRYSKVGSEEAYAYLRENHPDYLYFCDVTNVEMMGVPIDKVERIIKPEERLKGLRATYYDKINYKVANGEELDYKEELLSKLFDLSDFFHYVAGINYEDLGISGSILPGLQKAGTSDLDFVVYGLENHRNAIKAYKDNKDKAVFIDELGKSITLNRINDDFWDFVYDKRIKDDSLTKEEFAWYEERKSNRGLIRETLFDILATRNYDEIEGTWGDTVYEPEGFAKVNCTIKSALGAFDNPAVYTIEDVEILEGPDIEISELASLTHTYAGEVIDGEEVVARGKIEKVLKNGEFEKYRILVGTTRESLDEYIKLRESPI
- a CDS encoding CRISPR-associated protein Cas4; protein product: MISVSTIKSYMFCPLKLYFQSNIDEDIEEDYFISKTLKDLRIDIQDILHKNLRHIKKDMDEKEIEKRLSIGISNQVKTTFEIIEEINDKEEIDESNLKKDEEIEFIDEEKKDDENDNLKELKKELINEINLNIKILSLKVAQSMKVLDKDGHEIQNLFFPTSMYNYLIRDIGLDLIGVIDKIEVEKGNYLPISLKSSNPPITGVWDGDFMEAIANALLIEQEFNTYVTVAYIDYLKIADRRAVIIDTDARKSFFKVLTSVNKIVENGEIPTVKTGLKKCENCEYKELCDNS